The genomic DNA CGCGAAGCCATTGAAAAAGAACTGCAAGATCGCGGCATGGATCTGCCGGTGTACTGGGGCAATCGCAACTGGACACCGTATTTGGAAGACACGGTACAAGAAGCTGCCGCGGCCGGTCACACCCGCCTACTCGCTCTTGCCACCAGTGCCTACAGTTCGTATTCGAGTTGCCGCCAGTATCGCGAGGATTTCGCTCGGGCACTCTTGAACACCGGCCTAGCCGGCACCGTGATGATTGATAAAGTCCGCCAATACTTCGACCATCCGGGGTTCGTCACGCCATTCATCGAAGGGGTCGACAAGGCGTTGCGCCAGTTCGAGGCCGAACAACTGGCACCCGAAGAAATCCGCGTACTGTTTGCAACCCACTCATTGCCTAGCGCAGATGGTGAGCGCTCGGGCCCACCAGAACTGGCCTTGGGCGAGGGCGGAGCTTATGCGGCCCAACACAAAGCAGTCGGTGAAGTCATTATGGAACAATTGCGTTTCGAACTGCCGTCTCGGGCTGGAACCCAGTGGGAGCTGGTCTATCAGTCACGTTCTGGACCAGCATCGCAGCCGTGGTTGGAACCCGACGTGTGTGATCGCATCGCGGAACTCCCCGAAGAAGGTATTAAAGCCGTGGTGATCGTGCCGCTGGGTTTCCTCAGTGATCATATGGAAGTGCTCTGGGACCTCGACGAAGAAGCCATCGAAGCAGCAGAAGAGGCCGGCTTGCGCGCGGTGCGGACCGCAACCCCCGGGGTACATCCAGAATTCGTCAAAGGCCTGGTCGATTTGGTGCAAGAGCGCATGGATGCCGTACCGGTCACCGATCGTGAGCACCTGACCACCCTTGGACCTTGGTATGACGTCTGCCGGCCGGGCTGCTGCGAGAATGCGCGTCGTGGGTTCAGCCCTGCGGCGGCCGGACTGGTGCCGTAAGGATGCGGTTGTGGTCGTTGCATCCGTCAACGTTGGATCGGCAGGGTCTGGTGGCATGTTGGCGTGAGGCCCTGCTGGCCCAAGCCGTCCTGTTAGGACGGACCCGCGGCTACACCGCCCATCCGCAATTAGACCGGTTCAAAACCCACGCCCACCCCGAGGCGGCGATTGGCACCTATTTGGCCGGAATCCAGGAAGAAGCCACATCGCGCGGCTATCGCTTCGACGCCACGCGGATTGTTCACGCACCAGATTCTGACCGCGCGGCAGGTGGGCTTGAGCCGATTCCGGTGACGTTCGGGCAGCTGGGTTTTGAGCTGTCGCATTTACGAGCCAAGCTGTTTCAGCGCTCGCCGGAGTTTTTGGCCGAGCATGCGGCCGTGTTGGATGCCACCGATGAGTTCATTCCGGTGCATCCGCTGTTTTGTGCGGTGCCTGGCACCATCGAAGCCTGGGAACGCACCTAGCGCACATCCAGAGTCAGACCGCGCACCTTATAGCCTTCAATCAGGTCGTCCCAGCTGATGGTCGGTTCGGTGCGCTTGGCGACTTCCAGGGACAACAACCGGTGTAGCAGTGCGTCGGTTTCTCGTAATGCCAGGGGCTGGCCGGGGCACCCGTGGGCGCCGAATCCGAAACTGAGCCCGACGTCCTGGACCCCTTTTGCGCGATCTCGACCCGGTCGCAGCTGTAATGGATCGTCGGCGAATGCATCGGGATCGGCATTGGTCTGGCGAATGTCCAGATCCACGAGTTCTCCGGGCGACAATTCGTAGCTCTCGTCATCGTCGGTGACGGTGATGTTGTCGGTGACGCGACGGTACAGGTGGCCCACGGGTGGTTCCAGCCGGATAATTTCGGCCAGGATGCCAAGCCGTTCGTCTTCCTCGGCGGCCACGTAGCGTTGCCGCAGTTCGTCGTTGTCCAGTAGGTGCCAGCAGGCCATGGTGATGAATTCGCGGGTGGTGACCATACCGGCGGTGCCGTAGGTGACGCACTCGACCAGGATGTCTGCCAGGTTGGAGTCCTGCTCGATCAGATGACTGATGACGTCCTGACGAGGGTTTTTGGTCCTCGAACGCACCGCGGGCAGCACATCGAACACAAACAGCCCGACCAGTGGACCCAGTCCGTTGGCGGCGGCTGCCATCCACTGACGGTTGGTGCGACCCAGGCGTGGTTTGCTGCGGTCCAACGGGGGTTGGCGGAAGAATTTTTCTAACCGGCGAGCCAACGCTGGCACTTTGGCGTGGGTCAATCCCACGATTGAGGCGGTGACTTCCACCGTGTAGTACAGCGCCACTTTGTCGATAGTAATGGTCCCGGTGCGTTTTGCCTCGTCGAGGATTTTGTCGACCACGGTCTCCATGAGGGTCCCGTAGCGGGTGGCCACGATCCTGGGCGCGAAGAACCGGGCGACTTTGCGCCGTTGTTCGTCGTGTTGGGGGCCGTCGGAGATTAGAATCGGGTGGCTGCGGAAGGCGTCGCGGGGAATGTATTCGGCCGTAAACCCGGCTTGGATCGTCTCGTGACGGGCCAGTAACACGTCCTTGGCGGCGGCCAGCGAGCCGATACGCCAGATTGATTCCCGTTTGGTCACCCGCCCCGTGGGGGTGTCCCCGGGTTTGAGCGCCTTGCGCTGACTGGTCGCGCTATGGAATGGGCAGCCCTGGTGCTGTTGGGTCATCGATGATTATGCTCCTTCGGGCAGCGCGAATCGACGGATGAAACGACCGGTGGCACTGCGGCGCAACAGTCCGGTGCGCGGTGGCGAATCCAAGTCATGGCCGGTCACGTTCCAGTCGGCCAGCAGCGCGTTGGCGGCTTGGAAGCCGGTGGTTGCCGCGCGTTCCATGAGCGCGACCGGGAGGTCACAGCGGATCCAATCACCGGCTAACACGAGGTTCGGAATGTCGGTGATGACTTCGGGGTGGTCGTGCCACGGTGAGATGTCGGCCAGCCCGCAGTCGTCGTCGAGCAGGTACTCTTCGGCCACGATCGTCATCGTCCGGGTTTCAGGGAAGACGAAGTACATATCCCCCAGCAGCGCGTCGCGGATGGTTTTGCCTTGTGCTGAGTTCGGGTCCGCCGGACCGTCGACCGCATACGCGTGGAGTTCGACCACCGATCCCCCGTGGGTGCGGGTCCACTGTGCGGCGGTGGCTTCGAAGCGTTCAAGCACCGAAATATTGTCTAACACAGTGTAGCCGCTGGTGCCTAAGAAAGCCGGACGATCTGGGTTGACGGTATCGGAGAGCCACAGGCGCAGGATGGCAAAGGGCGGCGCATTGCGACGGCGTGACGCCCGGTCTTGAAGGGTCGTCACCGGTTCACTGTCGGGTTCGAGACCCGCGATGAGTTTGCGACTGTTGCGCGGGTCCGCCGCTAACACGACCGCGTCGAATGCGGCGATCCCCTGCGGGCTGGTGACCTGCCATCCGTCGTCGTGTTGGCTGAGGGTATCTACGGGAGACTCGAGGTTGATGGTGGTACCCATCGCGCGCAGGTAGTCACCCAGGGGGTCCCACAGGCTGGTGTTGAAGTCGTCGACGGGCACATCAAACAGCAGCCCTTCGGCAGAGCCGGTGAAGTAGGTGTGGAACATCGTCACGAGCTCGCGGGCCGCAAAGTCATCGGGGTGAGCAAAAAATGAGCGTGCGAAGACCTCAAGTGCCAGGTGGCGGGCGCCGTCGGGGAATTGCAGCCGGTCGAGGAAGTCCGCGGCGGACTCCCCATCGTAGCGGTGCAGTGTCTCAGGGAATTCTAGGTCGATGAGTTCAAAGGCGCTGGGCAGGTCGACGTGGGCCAAGCCGGTCAGCGGGAAGGTGGGGCTCTGGAGTACAAAAGCCGCCAGGTTGAATGGCGGGGTGCGCGGGATGGATTCGAAAGAGTCGGTCAGTCCGGCTGCGGTTTGTAGCGGGTAGTCGGCTATCGGCGTCAACTGGTCCATCGCCGGGTCGGTGCGGCGCAGCAGGGCTCGCAGGTTGTAGTACTGGCGGAAGAACGCGTGGAATCCGCGGCTCATATTCCGGTCATCGCCCACCGGCCAGGACCGGACCCGCCCGCCCAGCTGCGGTGCTGCTTCGAAGATGGTGACGTCCGCGCCGCGTTCGGTCAGGCCTGTGGCCGCGGCGAGTCCGGCAATGCCCCCGCCAATGACGGCCACGGTGCGAGGGTCCTGCACGGTGTCGTGGCCACGGTGGGCCAGAATGCGTTCAGCGTGCGGATCGCTCGGGGCGTTAGGGACAGCATGCGGTGAACGAATCATTCACGGGCTCCTTGATTACGAGCGGTATAGGTGTAGAGAACTTTGCGATGCCAACCCTTGGCGGTCGTGACCGCGGCGTCGCGGAAGCCGGCTTGGGTGAGCCGCTTGAGCACATTGGCGGTTGAGTCGTTATCCATCACCGAGCGCCACAGGTAGGTAAAGAGCGAGGTCTTCGCGCCGGTCAGTGCCGCCAGCGGGATGACGATCAGGAAACACACCAGCGTCCATTTCGCCCGCGCCACATTCGAGTCGGCCACCGAGTAATCATGCAGGACCAGCGGCGAATCCGGTCCCATAAACTCCCGAATCTTTGCCAGGACCTCAGTGCGGTCTTCTGCCGGGAGGTTGCGTAACAGATAGGCGGCAAATACGCCGTCGGGCGTTTGTGTTAATTCTGGAGCGGGATTGGTCACCAGGTTCTCGACACGATCCAACACGAATTCCGTGCCCGCGGGCCAGTCTTTGGCGCGTGCGGCTGCCAGCATCCCGGCCGAGGCGTCCACGCCGATGACTTTGGCGTGCGGCATCGTCTTCAGCAGGGCTTTGGTGCTCAGTCCGGTGCCGCAGCCCAGGTCCCAGATCACCGGGCGGCTGGTGGCGTCGAGCATGGCGGCCAGCTGGCGAGCGGCCCGGCGTAGTTCGCGCTGATACCCCGGGTTCAGTCGGGTCAGCAGGTCATACCGGCGTGCTGAGGAGGTGAAGGCGTCACTGAGCAGCATGCGCGGGCGCCTCCTGAGCGAGTCGGGCACGCCGATTCTTCAGCGCCTGCCAGACCATAATCACGGTGGTCAGCATCGCAAACCCGAACCCGAAGTCTTCGATCGGGATGTCCCAGGGGAACCGGATGCCTGAATTCATGTCCGGGTTGTAGATGACAATGGGGTTCGACAGTTTCGTCAGGTACCCGTCAACCGGGATTTGGAAGCCCAGGCAGATGCCCAGGGCAATCCAGTAGGCGGGTTTGCGGAAGATCCCGCTGCGGACGATAAACAGTTCAACCAACACCACGACGATCATGCCGATGATGGTCAGGATGGTGTATTCAGGCAGCATCGGTGGCGCTCCCTTCCCGGTTTTTCCGTTTGGCAAAGAACCGCAGCACGGTGGACACGCCCTCGTAGCTGAGCAGCGCGCACAGCGAGATGACGACGAAGAACACGAGTTCTTCTAACGGCATCGGGCCGATGTGGATGCCGGTGATGAATTCGGGGTTGTAGGTCCAGTGGTTACGCACGATGCCCAACAGATCCCACAGCCCAAACACGACCACGACCACACCGACCGATGGGAGCATGAGCAGGGGTCGTCGGTACACTCTGGCGCGCAGGAAAAATTCTAACGGGAGGGTGATGGCCACGCAGGCGGCCATCAGTATCAGGTACTCGTATTGAGCCAAGATCTTCCTTCCTTATCGGTTGTGAGCGATGCGGGCAGCTGTGGGCTGCAGGGGCGTGGGTATGGGGCCGGTGGTCGTATCGTTGCGCAGGCGTTTGATGACGTTTTCGGCCGAGATCAGACACATCGGGAGTCCCACACCGGGCACGGTGGTCGCTCCGGCGAAGTACAGTCCGTCAACGTGCTTGGAGGTATTGGCGCCGCGGAAAAACGCTGACTGCGCCAGGGTGTGGGCCAGGCCCAGCGCGTTGCCTTGCCAGGCGTTGAAGCGGTCTTGGAAATCCCCGGGACCAACGGTGTGGCGGGCCACGATGCGATCGGCCAGGTTCGGCACTCCGATGCGTTGACCAACCAGTTCGATGGCTTGATCAACGATGGCTGTGGTTTCGGCGTCTTCGGGGTGGTTGAGGTCGCCGACGATCCCATCGTCCATCGCCGGCACCGGGATTAACAGGAACACGTTTTCGTGACCCTGCGGGGCCACACTGGGATCAGTGGCCGAAGGTCGGGAGACGTACAGCGAGCGCGAAAACGTGCTGCGATCCGTGCTGGCCTTGGTGCGATCGTTGGGGAACACGGCGGTAAAATCTGGGTCCCAGTCTTGGCTGAAGAACAGCGAGTGGTGTGCCAGTTCTGGCAGTTCGCCTTCGATTCCCAGATAGGCCAGCACGCTGGACAGCCCCGGATTGCGGCGCTTCCAGTATTTGGGTCGCGCAGCGCGCTGGTCATCGACCAGTTGTGCTTCGGTGTGCTGCCGGTCGGCACAGGATACGACGATATCGGCCGTCTGCTGGTGTGTTCCGGTGGCATCCCGGTAGGTCACCGATGACACGTGACGCCTCGGGTGCCCGTTGGCCTGGGCGTGGATGCGTTCCACGGTGGCCCCGGTGACAATCTGCGCCCCAGCATCGACCGCTAACCGGTGCAGCGAGTCGACAAACGTACCGAACCCACCCATCGGGTAGGCCACCCCCTCGATCAGGGTCGTGTAGTTCATGATCCCGTAAAACGCGGGCGTGATCTTCGGTGCCGACGACAGAAACACCGCGGCATAGGTCAGCAACTGCCGCAGCTGCACGTGGTCGAAATGGGCTGCGACGTCGGATTCGATGGATTGGGTGAGTTTGCGTGCTAGCCGGCCTAACCGTCGCAGAATCTGTGCGGTGGTCAGGCCGCGCAATTCGGTGAAGTTCGTGTAGAGGAACTGTTCAATGGCTAACCGGTAGTCGGTTTCCATCCCGGCAAGATACTGCTGAACTTTCTGCCCGGCTCCGGGTTCGAGGCGCTCAAATAACTCCAGAAGGTTTTGAGTACCGGTGGTCACGTCCAGGGGCGGGTGGTCTTCGGTGAACATGCGGAAGGCCGGTTCGTTGAGATGTACCAGCTCCAGTTCCTCCTCGACCGTGGTGCCCATCAGCTTGTAGAAGTGTTCGAAGGCGCCGGGCATCAGCCACCAGGAGGGCCCCATGTCCCAGCGGAATCCGGCGTCTTCAATGACTCCGGCGCGTCCCCCGACCTGGTGCTGTTTTTCAAAGACGGTGACGTCGTAGCCGTCTCGGGCTAGTAAGCCCGCGGTTGCGAGTCCAGCGACGCCCGCTCCGATGACGATGGCGGTGGGTTTCGCTGGCGTGGTGTGGGTTTGGGGCATGAATTAGGTCTTCTTCAGCAGGTGTGTGGATACGGTTTGTGCGGCGATGGTCAATTTCCGAGTGTTGTTCACGCGCACGCGGCGTGACAACAGTTCATCGGCCGGGCGGGCATCGAGTTCATCGGTCAGAGCACTGAAGAGCCGGTGGGCCATATCCACTCCGATGCGGGCGCGCGGATCGAGCCGCTTGATACCCGGTTTGGCTGCGTCCAGGTCAGCACGAATATCGGCGACCAATTGGCGTTTTTTGGTCTCTTCGAAGGCTGCCGGGTCGACGTCGGGAAAATACGAGCGTCCCAGTGCGGCGTAGTCGGTTGCTAAGTCGCGCAGGAAGTTCACCTTTTGAAACGCCGCCCCGAGCCGTCGGGCAGAAGTCACGAGCATCGCGTCATCGCTGGTATTGGTGCCGGGCATGTTCCGAAACACTGCCAAACACATCAGTCCCACGACTTCTGCTGAACCGTAAATGTAGTCGTCCAGGGTTTCGTCGGTGTGTTCGTAGCGGTGCAAATCCGCGCGCATCGACCGGAAAAAGGGTCGCGTCAGCTCAGGACCAATGTCGTGTGTGCGGGCCGTGGTGACAAATGCGTGGACCACGAGGTTGGTGCTGTAACCGGTCTTTAAAGCAGCTTCGGTCTGGTCTTCTAACCGGTCGAGTTCGATCGCGATCGTCTCGGTGTCCAGGCCTGCTTCGTGGGCGACGCCGTCGACGATTTCATCGGCTAAGCGCACCAGCGCGTAGATATTGCCGATGTCGCGCCGAGCTGCTTTGCCCAGAAATCGACTCGCGAGCCCAAATGAGGTGGAGTATTCGGTGATGACTTTGCCGGAGCTGGAGATCGCGGCGGAGGTGTACCGGTGCAGCGCGGTGGGGTGTTTCATTTAGGTGTTCCTCTGCAGCAGGTCGTCGATGAGCTGGTCAAACGTCGTGCGGACCGCTTTACTCAGGGGTAACTGGGCAAGTTCAGCGCGCGCTTGCTGGCAACACTCATCGGCCAGCGCTCGCGCTTTGGCTTCGATGTCATGAGCGATGAGCAGGGCACGCATCGCATCGTTGCTGACCTCCCCGTGACGCCAGGCTTCCACGGTGCCGGCTGCGGACTCAATGCTTTCGACCAGTGCGATCAGCACGGTGATTTTGCCCTCGCGCAAATCCGAGTCGTTGGGTTTGCCGGTGGTTTCAGCATCCCCAAACGTCCCCAGCACATCGTCAATAATTTGATAACAGCTACCAAGAAGGTTCGCGAACGTTGACAGGCGCGTTACAATCTCGTCGGTCGCGCCGGCCAGCAGCGCGCCGGTTATCAGCGGTGCTTCGAAAGAATAGGCCGCAGTTTTGAGGCGATGCATCTGCAGTACATCGTCGAGATCAGGAGATTCAATGTGCGCCGAGAACATGACGTCGTCGAGCTCTCCCGCAGCTGACTGTTGGATCGCGCTGTGAAAGACATCGATCATGCGCTGGCCACATGCTAGATCTTGGCAAGCGGCGTGGAGCAGCTGGAGCGCTTGAGAAATCAAGGCGTCCCCGGCCAGCAGGGCCGCCGAATGCCCCAGATGCTCGGCGGTGGCCTGTGACTTACCTTGGGCTAGTGCTGCATCGCGATAGTGGGCTGACAGGGTGGGTTGGCCGCGTCGAATGAAATCTTGGTCAATGATGTCGTCGTGGATGACCAGCGCGGTGTGCAACAATTCAAACGCACATCCGATATCCAAAAGCCGCGTGTCCTGGTCAGTGGCGACGACCTGGTAGCCAAGGTTGACCAGCAACGGGCGAGTTCGCTTCCCCCCGGAAGTAGCTTTGATGATTTGTTGCCACAGGGCGGCCATTTGCGGCGTGGGAGCGGTGCGGGTCTGTTCGCACAAGATAGCCTCGAGACGGCGATCAAATTCCCGC from Enteractinococcus fodinae includes the following:
- a CDS encoding cytochrome P450, with translation MTQQHQGCPFHSATSQRKALKPGDTPTGRVTKRESIWRIGSLAAAKDVLLARHETIQAGFTAEYIPRDAFRSHPILISDGPQHDEQRRKVARFFAPRIVATRYGTLMETVVDKILDEAKRTGTITIDKVALYYTVEVTASIVGLTHAKVPALARRLEKFFRQPPLDRSKPRLGRTNRQWMAAAANGLGPLVGLFVFDVLPAVRSRTKNPRQDVISHLIEQDSNLADILVECVTYGTAGMVTTREFITMACWHLLDNDELRQRYVAAEEDERLGILAEIIRLEPPVGHLYRRVTDNITVTDDDESYELSPGELVDLDIRQTNADPDAFADDPLQLRPGRDRAKGVQDVGLSFGFGAHGCPGQPLALRETDALLHRLLSLEVAKRTEPTISWDDLIEGYKVRGLTLDVR
- a CDS encoding lycopene cyclase domain-containing protein, encoding MAQYEYLILMAACVAITLPLEFFLRARVYRRPLLMLPSVGVVVVVFGLWDLLGIVRNHWTYNPEFITGIHIGPMPLEELVFFVVISLCALLSYEGVSTVLRFFAKRKNREGSATDAA
- a CDS encoding lycopene cyclase domain-containing protein, with the translated sequence MLPEYTILTIIGMIVVVLVELFIVRSGIFRKPAYWIALGICLGFQIPVDGYLTKLSNPIVIYNPDMNSGIRFPWDIPIEDFGFGFAMLTTVIMVWQALKNRRARLAQEAPAHAAQ
- a CDS encoding phytoene/squalene synthase family protein, which encodes MKHPTALHRYTSAAISSSGKVITEYSTSFGLASRFLGKAARRDIGNIYALVRLADEIVDGVAHEAGLDTETIAIELDRLEDQTEAALKTGYSTNLVVHAFVTTARTHDIGPELTRPFFRSMRADLHRYEHTDETLDDYIYGSAEVVGLMCLAVFRNMPGTNTSDDAMLVTSARRLGAAFQKVNFLRDLATDYAALGRSYFPDVDPAAFEETKKRQLVADIRADLDAAKPGIKRLDPRARIGVDMAHRLFSALTDELDARPADELLSRRVRVNNTRKLTIAAQTVSTHLLKKT
- a CDS encoding pyrimidine dimer DNA glycosylase/endonuclease V → MRLWSLHPSTLDRQGLVACWREALLAQAVLLGRTRGYTAHPQLDRFKTHAHPEAAIGTYLAGIQEEATSRGYRFDATRIVHAPDSDRAAGGLEPIPVTFGQLGFELSHLRAKLFQRSPEFLAEHAAVLDATDEFIPVHPLFCAVPGTIEAWERT
- the crtI gene encoding phytoene desaturase family protein gives rise to the protein MPQTHTTPAKPTAIVIGAGVAGLATAGLLARDGYDVTVFEKQHQVGGRAGVIEDAGFRWDMGPSWWLMPGAFEHFYKLMGTTVEEELELVHLNEPAFRMFTEDHPPLDVTTGTQNLLELFERLEPGAGQKVQQYLAGMETDYRLAIEQFLYTNFTELRGLTTAQILRRLGRLARKLTQSIESDVAAHFDHVQLRQLLTYAAVFLSSAPKITPAFYGIMNYTTLIEGVAYPMGGFGTFVDSLHRLAVDAGAQIVTGATVERIHAQANGHPRRHVSSVTYRDATGTHQQTADIVVSCADRQHTEAQLVDDQRAARPKYWKRRNPGLSSVLAYLGIEGELPELAHHSLFFSQDWDPDFTAVFPNDRTKASTDRSTFSRSLYVSRPSATDPSVAPQGHENVFLLIPVPAMDDGIVGDLNHPEDAETTAIVDQAIELVGQRIGVPNLADRIVARHTVGPGDFQDRFNAWQGNALGLAHTLAQSAFFRGANTSKHVDGLYFAGATTVPGVGLPMCLISAENVIKRLRNDTTTGPIPTPLQPTAARIAHNR
- a CDS encoding ferrochelatase, with product MPDQNPTAQNGAPDQAETSTSVPFATEASADGQPHVTTPQRYDALLLAGFGGPEGQEDVLPFLRNVTAGRGIPDERLEEVATHYRHFGGVSPINAQTQQLREAIEKELQDRGMDLPVYWGNRNWTPYLEDTVQEAAAAGHTRLLALATSAYSSYSSCRQYREDFARALLNTGLAGTVMIDKVRQYFDHPGFVTPFIEGVDKALRQFEAEQLAPEEIRVLFATHSLPSADGERSGPPELALGEGGAYAAQHKAVGEVIMEQLRFELPSRAGTQWELVYQSRSGPASQPWLEPDVCDRIAELPEEGIKAVVIVPLGFLSDHMEVLWDLDEEAIEAAEEAGLRAVRTATPGVHPEFVKGLVDLVQERMDAVPVTDREHLTTLGPWYDVCRPGCCENARRGFSPAAAGLVP
- a CDS encoding polyprenyl synthetase family protein → MSIQVQLIPQTKPGQQLQREFDRRLEAILCEQTRTAPTPQMAALWQQIIKATSGGKRTRPLLVNLGYQVVATDQDTRLLDIGCAFELLHTALVIHDDIIDQDFIRRGQPTLSAHYRDAALAQGKSQATAEHLGHSAALLAGDALISQALQLLHAACQDLACGQRMIDVFHSAIQQSAAGELDDVMFSAHIESPDLDDVLQMHRLKTAAYSFEAPLITGALLAGATDEIVTRLSTFANLLGSCYQIIDDVLGTFGDAETTGKPNDSDLREGKITVLIALVESIESAAGTVEAWRHGEVSNDAMRALLIAHDIEAKARALADECCQQARAELAQLPLSKAVRTTFDQLIDDLLQRNT
- a CDS encoding class I SAM-dependent methyltransferase — protein: MLLSDAFTSSARRYDLLTRLNPGYQRELRRAARQLAAMLDATSRPVIWDLGCGTGLSTKALLKTMPHAKVIGVDASAGMLAAARAKDWPAGTEFVLDRVENLVTNPAPELTQTPDGVFAAYLLRNLPAEDRTEVLAKIREFMGPDSPLVLHDYSVADSNVARAKWTLVCFLIVIPLAALTGAKTSLFTYLWRSVMDNDSTANVLKRLTQAGFRDAAVTTAKGWHRKVLYTYTARNQGARE
- a CDS encoding FAD-dependent oxidoreductase; translated protein: MIRSPHAVPNAPSDPHAERILAHRGHDTVQDPRTVAVIGGGIAGLAAATGLTERGADVTIFEAAPQLGGRVRSWPVGDDRNMSRGFHAFFRQYYNLRALLRRTDPAMDQLTPIADYPLQTAAGLTDSFESIPRTPPFNLAAFVLQSPTFPLTGLAHVDLPSAFELIDLEFPETLHRYDGESAADFLDRLQFPDGARHLALEVFARSFFAHPDDFAARELVTMFHTYFTGSAEGLLFDVPVDDFNTSLWDPLGDYLRAMGTTINLESPVDTLSQHDDGWQVTSPQGIAAFDAVVLAADPRNSRKLIAGLEPDSEPVTTLQDRASRRRNAPPFAILRLWLSDTVNPDRPAFLGTSGYTVLDNISVLERFEATAAQWTRTHGGSVVELHAYAVDGPADPNSAQGKTIRDALLGDMYFVFPETRTMTIVAEEYLLDDDCGLADISPWHDHPEVITDIPNLVLAGDWIRCDLPVALMERAATTGFQAANALLADWNVTGHDLDSPPRTGLLRRSATGRFIRRFALPEGA